Proteins encoded together in one Corynebacterium liangguodongii window:
- a CDS encoding peptide chain release factor 3 gives MSTLSEAKRRRTFAVIAHPDAGKSTLTEALALHAHVISEAGAVHGKGNRKATVSDWMEMEKDRGISIASSALQFEYLPEGADAAEPYVINLVDTPGHADFSEDTYRVLSAVDAAVMLIDAAKGLEPQTLKLFRVCKARGLPIVTVVNKWDRVGRTPLELVDEIVTEIDLQPTPLYWPVGEAGDFRGLAHIDSDGEADRYIRFIRTAGGSTIAPEEHYTPEQAAEHEGETWETAVEEAELLAADGAVHNQELFEQCVTSPVIFASAMLNFGVHQILDTLCEIAPAPAPRSTRALDGDFSGVVFKVQAGMDKNHRDTLAFMRVVSGEFDRGMQVTHAQSGRTFSTKYALTVFGRTRDTVETAYPGDIIGLVNAGSLAPGDTIFTGAKVQFPPMPQFAPEHFRTLRAKSLGKYKQFRKGLEQLDAEGVVQILRNDARGDAAPVMAAVGPMQFEVMQARMDNEYNVETVAEPVPYSVARRTDAESAAELGRQRGVEVFTRSDGELIALFGDKWKLAFIEKENPQLTIEPLVAD, from the coding sequence ATGAGTACCCTTTCCGAGGCCAAGCGGCGGCGCACCTTCGCCGTCATCGCCCACCCCGATGCCGGCAAATCCACACTCACCGAGGCGCTGGCCCTACACGCGCACGTCATTTCGGAGGCGGGCGCGGTGCACGGCAAGGGCAACCGCAAGGCCACCGTCTCCGACTGGATGGAGATGGAGAAGGACCGCGGCATCTCGATCGCGTCCTCGGCGCTGCAGTTCGAATACCTCCCGGAGGGGGCGGATGCGGCGGAGCCTTACGTGATCAACCTCGTCGACACGCCTGGCCACGCGGATTTCTCCGAGGATACCTACCGCGTGCTCTCGGCCGTCGACGCCGCCGTCATGCTCATCGACGCCGCCAAGGGCCTCGAGCCGCAGACGCTGAAGCTTTTCCGTGTATGCAAGGCGCGCGGCCTGCCCATCGTCACGGTGGTCAACAAGTGGGACCGCGTCGGGCGCACCCCGCTGGAGCTTGTCGATGAAATCGTGACCGAGATCGACCTGCAACCCACCCCCCTGTATTGGCCAGTCGGCGAGGCCGGCGACTTCCGCGGCCTGGCACATATCGACTCCGACGGTGAGGCGGACCGCTACATCCGCTTCATCAGGACCGCCGGCGGGTCTACCATCGCCCCGGAGGAGCACTACACGCCGGAACAGGCCGCCGAGCACGAGGGAGAGACCTGGGAAACCGCCGTGGAGGAGGCCGAGTTGCTCGCCGCCGACGGCGCCGTGCACAACCAGGAGCTCTTCGAGCAGTGCGTGACTTCCCCGGTTATCTTCGCCTCTGCGATGCTCAACTTCGGCGTGCACCAGATCTTGGACACCCTTTGCGAGATCGCCCCGGCCCCAGCGCCTCGCTCCACCCGCGCGCTCGACGGCGATTTCTCCGGGGTGGTGTTCAAGGTCCAGGCCGGCATGGACAAGAACCACCGCGACACCCTGGCGTTCATGCGCGTGGTCTCCGGCGAATTCGACCGCGGCATGCAGGTCACCCACGCGCAATCCGGGCGCACCTTTTCCACCAAGTACGCCTTGACAGTCTTCGGGCGCACGCGCGACACGGTGGAGACCGCTTACCCGGGAGACATCATCGGGCTCGTCAACGCCGGATCACTCGCCCCGGGCGATACTATCTTCACCGGCGCGAAGGTCCAGTTCCCGCCGATGCCACAGTTCGCGCCCGAGCACTTCCGCACCCTGCGCGCGAAATCCCTGGGCAAGTACAAGCAGTTTCGCAAGGGCCTCGAGCAACTCGACGCGGAGGGCGTGGTGCAGATTTTGCGTAACGACGCCCGCGGGGACGCCGCCCCTGTCATGGCCGCAGTCGGCCCGATGCAGTTCGAGGTCATGCAGGCGCGCATGGACAACGAATACAACGTCGAGACCGTTGCCGAGCCTGTGCCCTACTCCGTGGCCCGGCGCACCGACGCGGAATCGGCCGCGGAGCTGGGGCGCCAGCGCGGGGTCGAGGTATTTACCCGCTCCGACGGCGAACTCATCGCGCTCTTCGGCGACAAGTGGAAGCTCGCCTTCATTGAGAAGGAAAACCCGCAACTCACCATCGAGCCCCTCGTCGCCGACTAA
- a CDS encoding MFS transporter: MGISFLFRPLGAFLAGHFADRIGRRAVLMTTLVMMGGATTLIGLVPTYATAGALAPILLVSLRLIQGLSAGGEWGSAVLLAVEHAPAGKRGLFSAGPQIGAPAGLLLSSAALAVVNIVAPGDAFTEWGWRVPFLLSFPLMIVAWWVRVRVDESPVYERMAAERERTPRAPIATLFARFSPLVLAGALLFAANGTAGYMTTGGYIQKYATNEHGMPRGDILWAVTAAAAVWLASTAVTGWLSDRVGRKRTLVVGFVVQALGVVALFPLVNTASLPKVYAGLFLVAVGLGLTYGQIGALFAELFPASIRASGASISYALGAILGGAFAPTIAAALRESTGSTTAITAYLLAAALVGLAVSLLLRDRTDIPLGHEHEKEQSVGHFVWQPAAVRM, encoded by the coding sequence GTGGGAATTTCCTTTCTGTTTCGTCCCCTCGGCGCGTTCCTCGCCGGGCACTTCGCCGATCGAATCGGGCGCCGCGCAGTGCTCATGACCACCCTGGTCATGATGGGCGGGGCGACGACGCTCATCGGCCTCGTACCCACTTACGCCACGGCGGGCGCGCTCGCCCCGATCCTCCTCGTATCGCTGCGCCTCATTCAGGGCCTCTCGGCTGGCGGGGAGTGGGGATCGGCCGTTTTGCTCGCCGTCGAACACGCCCCGGCGGGCAAGCGCGGGCTCTTTAGCGCAGGACCCCAGATCGGCGCGCCGGCCGGCTTGTTGTTGTCTTCAGCGGCGCTCGCTGTAGTCAACATCGTCGCCCCAGGGGATGCCTTTACCGAGTGGGGTTGGCGGGTGCCCTTCCTCCTCTCCTTCCCCCTCATGATCGTGGCCTGGTGGGTTCGCGTGCGCGTGGACGAATCCCCCGTCTACGAGCGCATGGCTGCAGAGCGCGAACGCACACCACGCGCCCCCATCGCAACCCTCTTCGCGCGCTTCAGCCCGCTCGTGCTCGCCGGCGCGCTTCTGTTCGCCGCCAACGGCACTGCCGGTTACATGACAACGGGCGGCTACATCCAGAAGTACGCCACGAACGAGCACGGCATGCCGAGGGGCGACATCCTCTGGGCGGTCACGGCCGCCGCCGCCGTGTGGCTTGCCTCTACCGCCGTTACCGGTTGGCTCTCCGACCGGGTCGGGCGCAAACGCACCCTTGTTGTGGGGTTTGTGGTCCAGGCTTTAGGCGTGGTCGCGTTGTTCCCCCTCGTCAATACGGCCTCTCTCCCGAAAGTCTACGCCGGCCTATTCCTCGTGGCTGTCGGGCTTGGACTTACCTACGGGCAGATCGGGGCGCTGTTCGCCGAACTCTTCCCGGCCTCGATCCGGGCCTCGGGTGCGTCGATCAGCTACGCCCTCGGTGCGATCCTTGGCGGCGCTTTTGCGCCCACGATCGCCGCAGCACTCCGCGAATCCACCGGTTCGACCACGGCGATCACGGCCTACCTGCTCGCGGCCGCGCTGGTCGGGCTGGCAGTCTCGCTGCTCCTGCGGGACCGGACAGACATCCCGCTCGGCCACGAGCATGAAAAAGAGCAGTCGGTCGGCCATTTTGTGTGGCAACCTGCGGCTGTTAGGATGTAG
- the glmU gene encoding bifunctional UDP-N-acetylglucosamine diphosphorylase/glucosamine-1-phosphate N-acetyltransferase GlmU codes for MSDHTPCAVIVLAAGAGTRMKSATQKTLHEIGGRSLLAHSLHAAAAVNPEHVVAVVGHQRDQVSPAVDAISAELGVEVRQAVQAEQNGTGHAVACGLSAIEGFNGTVVVTNGDVPLLRPETISSLVAAHTEARAAVTVLSIVLDNPTGYGRIVRDEGGQVLKIVEEKDADDETRSITEVNSGVFAFDGAVLRDALGRITTDNAQGELYITDVLGIARSDGLSVSAHRAPDPGELAGVNDRVQLAAAGRELNRRLVERAMRGGATVVDPATTWIGVDVVVGSDVVIHPGTQLWGSTVIGDNAEVGPDTTLTDVEVGPGACVVRSHGSGSVIGEGATVGPYTYLRPGTRLGSSGKLGAFVESKNATIGTGSKVPHLTYIGDATVGEHSNIGCASVFANYDGVNKHHTTIGSHVRAGSDTIFVAPVTVGDGAYTGAGTVVTDDVPAGALAVREGRQRNIEGWVERRRPGTDSADAAAHARQK; via the coding sequence ATGAGTGACCACACCCCATGCGCCGTGATCGTCCTCGCGGCCGGCGCAGGAACGCGCATGAAATCCGCCACGCAGAAAACCCTCCACGAAATAGGGGGGCGCAGCCTCCTGGCCCACAGCCTGCACGCGGCGGCCGCGGTGAACCCCGAGCACGTCGTCGCCGTCGTGGGCCACCAGCGTGACCAGGTCTCCCCCGCCGTCGACGCGATATCGGCCGAGCTCGGGGTGGAGGTCCGGCAGGCCGTCCAGGCCGAGCAAAACGGCACCGGGCACGCCGTCGCCTGCGGCCTGAGCGCGATCGAGGGCTTTAACGGCACGGTCGTGGTAACCAACGGCGACGTCCCGCTCCTGCGCCCGGAGACGATCTCCTCGCTCGTGGCCGCGCACACGGAGGCGCGCGCGGCCGTCACGGTGCTCTCTATCGTGCTCGACAACCCCACCGGCTACGGTCGGATCGTGCGAGACGAAGGCGGCCAGGTCCTCAAGATCGTCGAGGAAAAGGACGCCGACGACGAGACCCGGAGCATCACCGAGGTCAACTCCGGGGTCTTCGCCTTCGACGGTGCCGTGCTGCGCGATGCACTCGGGCGCATCACGACCGACAACGCCCAAGGCGAGCTCTACATCACCGATGTCCTCGGCATCGCGCGGTCCGATGGCCTCAGCGTCTCCGCCCACCGCGCCCCGGACCCGGGCGAGCTCGCCGGCGTCAACGACCGCGTTCAGCTCGCCGCCGCCGGCCGCGAGCTCAACCGCCGCCTCGTCGAGCGCGCCATGCGTGGCGGGGCGACCGTCGTCGACCCGGCAACAACCTGGATCGGCGTCGACGTCGTCGTGGGATCCGACGTGGTGATCCACCCCGGCACCCAACTGTGGGGCTCTACCGTCATCGGCGACAACGCCGAAGTCGGGCCCGATACGACGCTCACCGACGTCGAGGTTGGCCCCGGCGCCTGCGTGGTGCGCTCCCACGGCTCCGGCAGCGTGATCGGTGAGGGCGCCACCGTCGGGCCGTATACCTACCTGCGCCCGGGCACGCGCCTCGGCTCATCCGGCAAGCTAGGGGCGTTCGTCGAATCGAAAAACGCCACCATCGGGACTGGCTCGAAGGTCCCGCACCTGACCTACATCGGCGACGCCACCGTGGGCGAGCACTCCAACATCGGATGCGCGAGCGTGTTCGCCAACTACGACGGGGTAAACAAGCATCACACCACCATCGGCAGCCACGTGCGCGCAGGCTCCGACACCATCTTCGTCGCCCCCGTGACCGTGGGGGACGGCGCGTATACGGGCGCGGGTACAGTGGTCACGGACGATGTTCCGGCGGGCGCGCTCGCGGTGAGGGAAGGGCGGCAGCGCAACATCGAAGGCTGGGTCGAGCGCCGCCGCCCTGGGACGGATTCGGCGGACGCCGCCGCACACGCACGACAAAAGTAA
- a CDS encoding ribose-phosphate diphosphokinase has protein sequence MTGYTTENHKDLKVFSGRAHSKLAEAVAAELGIELVPTTARDFANGEIFIRFEESVRGADCFVMQSHCQPINTWLMEQLIMIDALKRGSAKRITAIVPFYPYARQDKKHRGREPISARLVADLFAAAGADRLVAVDLHTDQIQGFFDGPVDHMHAMPILTEYIKSKYSMDNLCVVSPDAGRVKQAEKWANTLGDAPMAFVHKTRDIDAANQVVSNRVVGDVEGKDCVLMDDMIDTGGTIAGAVGVLKDAGAKSVIIACTHGVFSDPARERLSSCGAEEVITTDTLPQNTEGWENLTVLSIAPLLAKTIREIFENGSVTTLFEGQA, from the coding sequence ATGACCGGTTACACCACCGAAAACCACAAGGATCTCAAAGTCTTTTCCGGACGCGCCCACTCCAAGCTGGCCGAGGCGGTGGCCGCCGAGCTCGGCATCGAGCTCGTTCCTACCACCGCTCGCGACTTCGCCAACGGCGAGATCTTTATCCGTTTCGAGGAATCCGTCCGCGGCGCCGACTGTTTTGTGATGCAATCCCACTGCCAGCCGATCAACACGTGGCTCATGGAACAGCTCATCATGATTGACGCCCTCAAGCGCGGCTCCGCCAAGCGAATCACGGCGATCGTCCCCTTCTACCCCTACGCGCGCCAGGACAAGAAGCACCGCGGGCGCGAGCCGATCTCCGCTCGCCTCGTCGCCGATCTTTTCGCCGCGGCAGGCGCGGACCGCCTCGTCGCCGTCGACCTGCACACTGACCAGATCCAGGGTTTCTTCGATGGCCCGGTCGATCACATGCACGCTATGCCGATCCTCACCGAATACATCAAGTCGAAGTACTCGATGGATAACCTCTGCGTCGTCTCCCCCGACGCCGGTCGCGTCAAGCAGGCCGAGAAGTGGGCCAATACTCTTGGCGACGCCCCCATGGCCTTCGTCCATAAGACCCGCGACATCGACGCGGCCAACCAGGTCGTCTCCAACCGCGTGGTCGGCGATGTCGAGGGCAAGGACTGCGTGCTCATGGACGACATGATCGACACCGGCGGAACGATCGCCGGCGCCGTCGGTGTGCTCAAGGACGCCGGTGCGAAATCCGTGATCATCGCCTGCACCCACGGCGTGTTCTCCGACCCGGCCCGCGAGCGGCTCAGCAGCTGCGGCGCCGAGGAGGTCATCACCACCGACACACTGCCGCAGAACACCGAGGGCTGGGAAAACCTCACTGTCCTCTCGATCGCCCCGCTGCTGGCGAAGACAATCCGCGAGATCTTCGAAAACGGCTCGGTAACGACCCTTTTCGAGGGACAGGCTTAG
- a CDS encoding 50S ribosomal protein L25/general stress protein Ctc translates to MATTVTVIKAEKREEFGKGAARRLRRDGRIPGVLYEAGIDNVHFSVDRIEMTALVRNEGTNAILELEVDGQKLLCMVKHVDQNVITLDIDHIDLLGVKRGEKVTVEVPIVTEGEAAPGAVVLQETDVVEIEVDALNIPDEITVSIEGKEIGEQITAGDLTLPAGAELTSDPEALVVNVTYFQEDTELEEAAAEAEEGGAEAGADSTVEVADGGEGDEGASE, encoded by the coding sequence ATGGCTACCACCGTTACCGTCATCAAGGCCGAAAAGCGCGAAGAGTTTGGCAAGGGCGCAGCCCGCCGCCTGCGCCGCGACGGCCGCATCCCCGGCGTCCTCTACGAGGCCGGCATCGACAACGTTCACTTCTCCGTCGACCGCATCGAGATGACCGCACTTGTGCGCAACGAAGGCACCAACGCCATCCTCGAGCTCGAGGTTGATGGCCAGAAGCTTCTGTGCATGGTCAAGCACGTCGACCAGAACGTCATCACCCTCGACATCGACCACATCGACCTCCTCGGCGTCAAGCGCGGCGAGAAGGTCACCGTCGAGGTCCCGATCGTCACCGAGGGCGAGGCCGCCCCGGGCGCCGTCGTCCTGCAGGAGACCGACGTCGTCGAGATCGAGGTCGACGCGCTCAACATCCCGGACGAGATCACTGTGAGCATCGAGGGCAAGGAGATCGGCGAGCAGATCACCGCCGGCGACCTTACCCTGCCCGCGGGCGCCGAGCTCACCTCCGACCCGGAGGCACTGGTTGTCAACGTCACCTACTTCCAGGAAGACACCGAGCTCGAGGAAGCTGCCGCCGAGGCTGAGGAGGGCGGCGCCGAGGCCGGCGCCGACTCGACCGTCGAGGTTGCTGACGGCGGCGAGGGCGACGAGGGCGCGTCCGAGTAA
- the pth gene encoding aminoacyl-tRNA hydrolase, with protein sequence MTALIVGLGNPGPAYTRTRHNVGAAALEELLGRCKARLSPHKKTNTDLAEAPGIVIARTRSYMNDSGGPIKALAGYFKVAPSGLFVLYDDLDLDLGDVQLRPGGGDHGHNGLKSISASLGTREYNKLAIGIGRPPGRMAPADYVLKPFSKKESAELPIVFADAADLLEEALK encoded by the coding sequence GTGACTGCTCTCATCGTCGGGCTGGGCAACCCCGGCCCCGCCTATACCAGGACACGCCACAACGTCGGCGCCGCAGCGCTCGAGGAGCTTCTCGGGCGCTGCAAGGCTCGGCTTAGCCCGCACAAGAAGACGAACACGGACCTCGCCGAGGCCCCCGGAATCGTCATCGCCCGCACGCGCAGCTACATGAACGACTCCGGCGGACCCATAAAGGCCCTCGCCGGCTACTTCAAGGTGGCTCCGAGCGGGCTCTTCGTGCTTTACGACGACCTCGATCTCGATCTCGGGGACGTCCAGCTCCGCCCCGGCGGGGGCGACCACGGCCACAACGGACTGAAGTCCATCTCCGCCTCGCTGGGCACCCGCGAGTACAACAAGCTCGCCATCGGCATCGGCCGTCCGCCCGGGCGCATGGCCCCGGCGGACTACGTGCTCAAGCCGTTTTCGAAGAAGGAATCCGCCGAGCTCCCGATCGTTTTTGCCGATGCGGCGGACCTGCTCGAGGAGGCGCTGAAGTGA
- the pth gene encoding aminoacyl-tRNA hydrolase translates to MRPDLPQWLVVGLGNPGLRYARTRHNVGFMVVDTLGRSLGETVAVLKPQTYMNNSGDVVAPAARELGLGAERIIVCHDELDLPAGVVRLKQGGNENGHNGLKSITESLGTRDYLRVRIGIGRPPAGVAVPDYVLSPPEGDVSDQITVAAEAVRLLITEGLAKAQNVVHSRAATIDNL, encoded by the coding sequence ATGCGGCCCGACCTACCGCAGTGGCTCGTCGTCGGCCTGGGCAACCCGGGGCTCCGGTATGCGCGAACGAGACACAACGTGGGTTTCATGGTCGTCGACACGCTGGGACGCTCCCTCGGCGAGACGGTGGCCGTGCTCAAGCCTCAGACGTATATGAACAACTCAGGCGACGTCGTGGCGCCTGCAGCGCGAGAGCTGGGACTCGGCGCTGAGCGCATCATCGTCTGCCACGACGAGCTCGACCTGCCTGCCGGGGTGGTGAGGCTGAAACAGGGAGGCAACGAAAACGGCCACAACGGCCTGAAATCCATTACCGAGTCACTGGGAACCCGTGACTACCTGCGGGTACGCATCGGCATCGGGCGACCCCCCGCGGGGGTGGCGGTCCCGGACTACGTCCTCTCCCCGCCCGAGGGGGATGTATCGGACCAGATCACCGTGGCGGCGGAGGCGGTGCGGCTGCTCATCACAGAGGGCCTTGCCAAGGCGCAAAACGTCGTCCACTCCAGGGCGGCTACGATAGACAACCTATGA